The following are encoded in a window of Pseudomonas sp. St316 genomic DNA:
- a CDS encoding GreA/GreB family elongation factor has translation MSRAFVNEDNATAQADQPVERQVSAQPNYVTPAGLAQLQARVAQLQALHSQQTARGEQADKQRIADIERDLRYFNQRLQSAQVVAPTSSDQVRIGHWVTFVDEHDHEQRVQLVGEDQADATSGLINWGSPLGRALLGAKAGDEVIWERPVGSLAIEIIAIALD, from the coding sequence ATGAGTCGCGCTTTCGTCAACGAAGACAACGCCACAGCCCAGGCCGACCAACCGGTCGAACGCCAGGTCAGTGCGCAACCCAACTACGTCACCCCCGCCGGACTCGCCCAATTGCAGGCCCGGGTCGCCCAATTGCAGGCGCTGCACAGCCAGCAGACGGCCAGAGGGGAGCAGGCAGACAAGCAGCGCATCGCGGACATTGAAAGGGATCTGCGCTATTTCAACCAGCGCCTGCAAAGCGCCCAGGTCGTTGCGCCGACTTCATCCGATCAAGTGCGAATCGGACATTGGGTAACCTTTGTCGACGAGCATGATCACGAACAGCGAGTGCAACTGGTAGGTGAGGACCAGGCCGATGCGACCAGTGGACTGATCAACTGGGGCTCGCCGCTAGGGCGAGCGTTGTTGGGAGCGAAGGCAGGGGATGAAGTGATCTGGGAACGACCGGTTGGGAGTCTCGCCATTGAAATCATTGCGATAGCGCTTGATTAA
- a CDS encoding DUF4105 domain-containing protein produces the protein MLKRLAWLALCVCAPLSAAPHVDPQRLQQLANDRFWISLGHYETAKLGGWRSYVSDKKFFLAPDGNEHPARELSATLEALYGPASAGQQHAQCVYPARTRWLKAQLNLTNLPAVDCSDFKQWFKDVSPHSAVMIFPAAYLNSPSSMFGHTLLRIDQADVQSDKTALLSYAINFGAYIEGSDNSILYAWKGLMGGYPGLFALVPYQEKLSEYRSLENRDLWEYRLNLSQAETERMVEHVWELKQIQFDYFFFDENCSYRLLELLQVARPSLRLTEQFPLTAIPTDTVKAVKEAGLVESIQYRPSRERELLSRAEPLSDDEQQWVLKVSADQQQLQTPGFKALPRARQALIIDAAYRLERYRANGQERDPQRAQRSFELLRAINQNPAPELDIPQPGLPEDGHQSRTWQAGLGTRGDRAFGEYGLRMAYHDLNDNAESFPLGAQIEILQLKLRQYEGNDWQVQQLDLATIRSLTPRNELLQPLSWQVTGGLERVPGKHDDETLVSHVNGGAGGTWALGEDMLGFALGTVRVEHNNDFAQFIAPAAGFNSGVLWKNPLGNLSLEAKGDYFVNGEVRRSLSLNQQWELSRNLGLRLSAQREFSQLASPENEVMLEVKWYHY, from the coding sequence ATGCTCAAACGCCTTGCCTGGCTGGCGCTCTGTGTGTGCGCCCCGCTGTCCGCCGCGCCTCATGTCGACCCTCAACGTTTGCAGCAACTGGCCAATGATCGCTTCTGGATTTCCCTGGGCCACTACGAGACCGCCAAGCTCGGCGGTTGGCGCAGCTATGTCAGCGACAAGAAATTCTTCCTCGCGCCCGATGGCAACGAACATCCCGCGCGTGAACTGAGCGCCACGCTAGAAGCCCTGTATGGCCCGGCCAGCGCCGGCCAGCAGCATGCCCAGTGCGTGTACCCGGCGCGAACACGCTGGCTCAAGGCCCAGCTCAACCTGACGAATCTGCCAGCCGTCGACTGCAGCGACTTCAAGCAATGGTTCAAGGACGTCTCGCCCCACAGCGCGGTGATGATCTTTCCCGCCGCGTACCTGAACAGCCCCTCCTCGATGTTCGGTCACACCCTGTTGCGCATCGACCAGGCCGACGTGCAAAGCGACAAGACCGCCCTGCTCAGCTATGCGATCAATTTCGGCGCCTACATCGAAGGTTCGGACAACAGCATCCTCTATGCCTGGAAGGGCTTGATGGGCGGTTATCCCGGCCTGTTCGCCCTGGTGCCGTACCAGGAAAAACTCTCCGAGTACCGTAGCCTGGAGAACCGCGACCTGTGGGAATATCGCCTGAACCTGAGCCAGGCGGAAACCGAGCGCATGGTCGAGCACGTCTGGGAACTCAAGCAGATTCAGTTCGATTATTTTTTCTTCGACGAAAACTGCTCCTATCGCCTGCTCGAATTGCTGCAAGTGGCTCGCCCCAGCCTGCGCCTGACCGAACAATTCCCGCTGACCGCGATTCCCACCGACACCGTCAAGGCAGTAAAAGAAGCCGGCCTGGTGGAAAGCATCCAGTATCGACCGTCCCGGGAACGGGAACTGCTCAGCCGCGCCGAACCGCTCAGCGATGATGAACAGCAATGGGTACTTAAAGTCAGCGCCGACCAGCAACAACTGCAAACCCCAGGCTTCAAGGCGCTGCCACGAGCGCGCCAGGCGCTGATCATTGATGCGGCCTATCGCCTGGAGCGTTATCGCGCCAATGGCCAGGAGCGCGATCCACAGCGGGCCCAGCGCAGCTTCGAACTGTTGCGGGCGATCAACCAGAACCCCGCACCGGAACTCGATATCCCACAACCGGGCCTGCCCGAAGACGGTCACCAATCACGCACCTGGCAGGCCGGCCTTGGCACGCGAGGCGACCGGGCGTTCGGCGAGTATGGCCTGCGCATGGCCTATCACGATCTCAACGACAACGCCGAAAGTTTCCCCTTGGGCGCGCAGATCGAGATCCTGCAGTTAAAACTGCGCCAGTACGAAGGCAATGACTGGCAGGTGCAACAACTCGACCTGGCAACCATCCGCTCGCTGACGCCGCGCAATGAGTTGCTGCAGCCACTGTCCTGGCAGGTCACTGGCGGCCTGGAACGGGTACCGGGCAAACACGACGATGAAACCTTGGTCAGCCATGTCAACGGCGGCGCGGGCGGCACCTGGGCGCTGGGCGAAGATATGCTGGGCTTTGCCCTGGGCACGGTACGCGTCGAGCACAACAACGACTTCGCCCAATTCATCGCCCCGGCCGCCGGTTTCAACAGCGGTGTGCTGTGGAAAAACCCGCTGGGCAACCTGAGCCTGGAAGCCAAGGGTGATTATTTCGTCAACGGCGAAGTGCGCCGTAGCCTGAGCCTGAATCAGCAGTGGGAACTGTCCCGCAACCTCGGCCTGCGCTTGAGTGCCCAGCGGGAATTCAGCCAATTGGCTTCACCGGAGAACGAGGTGATGCTCGAGGTGAAGTGGTACCACTACTGA
- a CDS encoding DUF3015 domain-containing protein gives MKRILLGTLFTAVSINAMAQAPGGPDCGWGNMLFEGQRGTPAHFLASTTNGTSGNATFGMTSGTNGCSTNAALTYGGKSWLAMNGMMNELSEDMAKGQGEALTTYAVVLGVAPEDRAHFSAVTHEHFQQIFSKADVTAEDVHTNTLAVLKSDPRLAKYATQA, from the coding sequence ATGAAACGGATTCTTCTCGGTACTCTCTTCACCGCTGTATCCATCAACGCCATGGCTCAGGCGCCGGGCGGCCCGGATTGCGGCTGGGGCAACATGCTGTTCGAAGGTCAGCGTGGCACCCCGGCTCACTTCCTGGCATCCACCACCAACGGCACTTCCGGTAACGCTACATTCGGCATGACATCCGGCACCAACGGTTGCTCGACCAACGCGGCACTGACCTACGGTGGCAAGTCCTGGCTGGCCATGAATGGCATGATGAACGAGCTGTCCGAAGACATGGCCAAGGGTCAGGGCGAAGCGCTGACCACCTACGCCGTGGTACTGGGCGTAGCGCCGGAAGACCGTGCGCATTTCTCCGCTGTCACCCACGAGCACTTCCAGCAGATCTTCAGCAAGGCTGACGTGACCGCCGAAGACGTGCATACCAATACCCTGGCCGTGCTGAAAAGCGATCCTCGCCTGGCCAAGTACGCCACTCAAGCTTAA